One genomic region from Gemmobacter aquarius encodes:
- a CDS encoding DUF927 domain-containing protein, with amino-acid sequence MQRELVKEADLVQGGRFVKNLADLGLRCARGQEGKVATLIQSFPVEASKIALTRTGWAFGPVPAFRMQDGVVIGADPDTIAAIYAGPTFTQSYRSEALKWCEGVKRLIEDNRIPTMVIALQLAGPLLRLIGENGFSVHLDGMSSVGKSSAGTMAHAVFSRGHLMTAEATANGLEPVIARHNDHAFVLDEPRPRAGMAKDSCGVANGRGKLRATANGDAAHQNEWKTILLTTGETTPTEASKEPVQTGQRVRHPVIAVQGHRYGLFDTFGPFDSDTAFVPAIKTAASQHAGSLGRAYIEALCQDLPASIARAKQQVELEHGSLIVLAAGRWTSPQHHRMLRNFAIIYAAGVLAIDFGLAPWTLAGLTKAIRHCAFRALRQFDNPAFFTLMKDNRAIETLWMHLEECEHRFITPQGRPDAPTVAIGWKDDDYACISREAFEGWFGNPTEAASALKLLLQHGLVIPGDGRHMLRKLPRWTGETGRAVCVDLSRVPL; translated from the coding sequence GTGCAGCGCGAATTGGTCAAGGAAGCCGACCTCGTCCAAGGCGGCCGTTTTGTCAAAAACCTTGCTGACCTTGGTCTGCGTTGCGCTCGCGGGCAGGAAGGTAAGGTAGCAACGCTGATCCAGTCCTTCCCCGTCGAGGCGAGCAAGATCGCCCTGACCAGGACGGGCTGGGCTTTCGGGCCGGTGCCTGCCTTCCGCATGCAGGATGGCGTTGTCATCGGCGCGGATCCCGACACCATCGCCGCGATCTATGCGGGCCCGACCTTCACGCAGAGCTATCGCAGCGAAGCCCTGAAATGGTGCGAAGGGGTAAAACGCCTGATAGAGGACAACCGTATTCCGACGATGGTGATCGCTTTGCAGCTGGCGGGTCCGCTCCTGCGTCTGATCGGCGAAAACGGGTTCAGTGTGCATCTCGACGGGATGTCTTCGGTGGGCAAATCCAGTGCCGGGACGATGGCCCATGCGGTTTTTTCGCGTGGTCACCTTATGACCGCCGAGGCGACCGCGAACGGTTTGGAGCCGGTCATTGCCCGTCATAATGATCATGCCTTCGTCCTCGATGAACCGCGCCCGCGCGCGGGCATGGCGAAAGACTCCTGCGGCGTTGCGAACGGAAGGGGAAAGTTGCGCGCCACCGCCAACGGAGATGCCGCGCATCAGAACGAATGGAAGACCATTCTTTTAACAACAGGCGAAACCACACCCACCGAAGCGAGCAAGGAGCCCGTCCAGACCGGCCAACGGGTCCGCCATCCGGTTATTGCGGTGCAGGGGCACAGGTACGGGCTGTTCGACACCTTCGGTCCTTTCGACTCAGACACTGCGTTCGTGCCGGCCATCAAGACCGCGGCGTCGCAGCATGCCGGCAGCCTCGGGCGGGCCTACATCGAGGCTCTTTGCCAGGATTTACCGGCGTCGATCGCAAGGGCGAAGCAACAGGTCGAACTGGAACACGGAAGTCTGATTGTTCTGGCCGCGGGGCGGTGGACCAGCCCGCAGCACCACCGCATGCTCCGCAATTTCGCGATCATCTATGCGGCTGGCGTTCTGGCGATCGACTTTGGCCTCGCCCCCTGGACGCTCGCCGGACTGACCAAGGCGATACGGCACTGCGCCTTCCGCGCGTTGCGGCAGTTCGACAACCCTGCCTTTTTCACCTTGATGAAGGATAACCGCGCAATCGAGACCCTCTGGATGCACCTCGAGGAATGCGAGCACCGCTTCATCACCCCGCAGGGCAGGCCTGATGCCCCCACGGTCGCTATCGGTTGGAAGGATGACGACTACGCCTGCATCAGTCGCGAGGCCTTCGAAGGCTGGTTCGGAAACCCGACCGAGGCCGCAAGTGCCCTGAAACTTCTCCTCCAGCACGGTCTGGTCATCCCCGGCGACGGACGCCACATGCTTCGCAAGCTCCCCCGCTGGACCGGCGAAACCGGCCGCGCGGTCTGCGTGGATTTGAGCAGGGTTCCGCTGTGA
- a CDS encoding HWE histidine kinase domain-containing protein, whose product MVNVIIVGQNAPFGVLEVDEREPRDFNANDIAFLQTYANLRAAAIERVRSHIKLSQGASEQAILVRELGHRARNLLGLVRALATQTSTTDRTAEQFRSAFIGRLMALSVAEGIVFESSGDRADPLPLAREVLAPFRDDDPKK is encoded by the coding sequence ATGGTCAACGTTATCATCGTCGGCCAAAACGCACCCTTCGGCGTGTTGGAAGTGGATGAACGAGAACCACGAGATTTCAATGCGAATGACATTGCGTTCTTGCAGACCTATGCGAATTTGCGCGCCGCAGCGATTGAAAGGGTTCGAAGCCATATAAAGCTCAGCCAAGGTGCGAGCGAGCAAGCTATTCTGGTTCGCGAGCTCGGTCACAGAGCCCGAAATTTGCTGGGCTTGGTGCGCGCTCTTGCCACACAAACATCTACGACTGACCGCACCGCAGAACAGTTTCGCTCGGCCTTTATCGGTCGGCTGATGGCCCTGTCTGTCGCGGAAGGCATAGTTTTTGAAAGCAGCGGCGACCGTGCCGATCCCCTTCCGCTGGCCCGCGAAGTGCTTGCGCCATTCCGCGATGATGATCCAAAAAAGTGA
- a CDS encoding GntR family transcriptional regulator, whose translation MITPRQTDPNAAAHERVYRSLRQQVMHGEMAPGQAFTLRGIGKQFDVSMTPAREAVRRLVAEGAFTLSSSGRVSTPELSPERIEELAAIRALLEPEMASRALPRAHFALIERLAAINALNAEAVVKQDAVAYVRTNLEFHRTLYLRAQAPAMLAMCETVWLQLGPTMRALYSKLRRKEPPQHHRMILAALKAGDEPGLRLAVRTDVTQGLRHLAG comes from the coding sequence ATGATCACACCGCGCCAGACCGACCCCAATGCCGCAGCGCACGAGCGGGTTTACCGCAGTCTGCGCCAGCAGGTGATGCATGGCGAGATGGCTCCGGGGCAGGCCTTTACGCTGCGCGGGATCGGCAAGCAGTTCGATGTGTCGATGACACCCGCGCGTGAGGCCGTGCGGCGGCTGGTGGCCGAGGGGGCGTTCACGCTGTCCTCCTCGGGGCGGGTGTCGACGCCGGAACTGAGCCCCGAGCGGATCGAGGAGTTGGCGGCGATCCGGGCTTTGCTGGAGCCGGAAATGGCTTCGCGGGCCTTGCCGCGGGCGCATTTTGCGCTGATCGAGCGCTTGGCGGCAATAAATGCGCTGAACGCCGAGGCTGTGGTGAAACAGGATGCAGTGGCCTATGTGCGGACCAATCTGGAGTTTCACCGCACCTTGTATCTGCGGGCGCAGGCACCGGCGATGCTGGCGATGTGCGAGACGGTCTGGCTGCAACTGGGACCGACGATGCGGGCGCTTTATTCCAAGCTGCGCCGGAAGGAACCGCCGCAGCATCACCGCATGATCCTTGCCGCGCTGAAGGCGGGCGACGAGCCGGGCTTGCGGCTGGCGGTCAGGACGGATGTGACGCAGGGGCTGCGGCATCTGGCGGGTTAG
- a CDS encoding alpha/beta hydrolase, with amino-acid sequence MRFKMLPSVAVTSAVVFAALASGGTAQTKPETGTAQAMATPSPEMQTVLDALKALGAKPLHTLTVEEARAQPTPADAVAVVMKDKGIDAGPAAEIKMRDVAIPGPGGEIKARIYTPPGAGPFPVIVYYHGGGWVIANLDTYDASARRLSVGAKAIVVSSHYRQGPEDVFPAAHEDAYAAYVWAVEHAGDFNGDAAHMALAGESAGGNLAANVAIMARDAKITQPLHQLLVYPVAGNDMTTSSYLENADAAPLGKADMAWFVENAFAKPDDAADPRINLVSRTDLSGLPPATVITAQIDPLRSEGMAYAKALEAAGVAVEMKNYDAVTHEFFGMGTVVPQAAQAMDYATSRLRQALTN; translated from the coding sequence ATGCGGTTCAAAATGTTGCCCTCGGTCGCCGTAACCTCGGCGGTGGTCTTCGCCGCGCTTGCCTCTGGCGGAACGGCCCAAACCAAGCCGGAAACCGGAACGGCGCAGGCAATGGCGACCCCGTCGCCGGAGATGCAGACCGTTCTCGACGCGCTCAAGGCGCTCGGCGCAAAGCCGCTCCATACCCTCACGGTCGAAGAGGCACGGGCACAGCCGACACCCGCCGATGCCGTGGCGGTGGTGATGAAGGACAAGGGCATCGATGCCGGTCCCGCCGCCGAGATCAAGATGCGCGATGTCGCGATCCCCGGCCCCGGCGGCGAGATAAAGGCGCGTATCTACACACCACCCGGCGCGGGCCCGTTTCCGGTGATCGTCTATTACCACGGCGGCGGTTGGGTGATCGCAAATCTCGACACCTACGACGCCTCGGCCCGCCGATTGTCGGTCGGCGCAAAGGCAATCGTCGTCTCGTCGCACTACCGCCAAGGTCCGGAAGACGTGTTCCCGGCCGCCCATGAAGATGCCTATGCCGCCTATGTCTGGGCCGTCGAACATGCGGGCGACTTCAACGGGGACGCCGCGCATATGGCGCTCGCCGGCGAAAGCGCGGGTGGCAACCTTGCCGCCAACGTGGCCATCATGGCCCGCGACGCAAAGATCACCCAGCCCCTGCATCAGCTGCTGGTCTATCCCGTCGCCGGAAACGACATGACGACCTCATCCTATCTCGAAAACGCGGATGCCGCGCCCTTGGGCAAGGCTGACATGGCCTGGTTCGTGGAAAACGCCTTCGCCAAGCCCGACGATGCGGCGGATCCTCGCATCAACCTCGTCAGCCGGACCGACCTCTCCGGTCTGCCACCGGCCACCGTCATCACGGCACAGATCGACCCCCTGAGATCCGAGGGCATGGCCTATGCCAAAGCTCTCGAAGCGGCCGGCGTTGCGGTCGAGATGAAGAATTACGACGCGGTGACACACGAATTCTTCGGCATGGGAACGGTCGTGCCGCAGGCCGCCCAAGCGATGGACTACGCCACGTCCCGCCTCCGCCAAGCCCTGACCAACTAA
- a CDS encoding TIGR02300 family protein: MPKEEWGTKRICPTTGKRFYDLNRSPIVSPYTGEVVDIESARRKMAAAVISRAVPEKDDEVLVDDLEADDDLLEAGVTDDAELDDDLLEDDADDNVSLDELADVAGDEEEP; encoded by the coding sequence ATGCCCAAGGAAGAATGGGGCACGAAGCGCATTTGCCCGACGACCGGCAAGCGCTTTTACGACCTGAACCGTTCGCCGATCGTTTCGCCCTATACCGGCGAAGTCGTCGATATAGAATCGGCCCGTCGCAAGATGGCTGCCGCCGTCATCAGCCGCGCCGTACCCGAAAAGGACGACGAGGTTCTGGTTGACGATCTGGAGGCCGATGACGATCTGCTCGAAGCCGGTGTCACCGACGATGCCGAACTCGACGACGATCTCCTTGAAGACGACGCCGATGACAACGTCTCGCTCGATGAGTTGGCCGATGTCGCAGGCGACGAGGAAGAGCCCTGA
- a CDS encoding chemotaxis protein CheB — MNRTADQRTASDSSASESSRDTVGKTGGGPRHCPLVGIGASAGGIEALIRLFDAMPPDSGMAFVVVMHLDPTRVSGLADVLGQHTKMTVGEAVDGVAVEPDHIYVIPPATSLTVEEGHLRLSEPVERRGARYPIDRLFESMATHRRGRAICIVLSGSGTDGTGGLREVKAEGGCVLVQSPSTAKFDSMPQSVIMADLADHVLAPENMPEILLRYVKHAYSAGAELFADGPSRDVSITPVLALLRSRADHDFRLYKRSTLTRRIHRRMGLCNLHSVEDYLDYLRSQPGELETLARDLMINVTTFFRDPEAWAALDESVLAALVAERETGAAIRLWVPACATGEEAYTLAMLLVDRAEAAGKRFDIKLFATDSREDNLTIARAGLYSEGAIAAIPPHLFERHFDMLGENCRVKEELRDMVVFAAHNLLRDPPFSQIDVVTCRNLLIYFETAAQKRALALMHFSLRQGGYMMLGNAESVSGREDLFDTISKKWRIFRRLGPNRHDILDFPLFPGRSRPGAADGAAAPEASRLPPRIVDVAQRALLERFAPASVLIGRNGEVVWVHGSTGAYLEPPPGEPSRDILAMARHGLRAKLRHAVRDAIAENRPVEFRVRIRRDHHEQPVAVAVVPLSEQSDALLLVSFRDIGPEQTIPATADETDRMVTQQAVEFELVAARIELRETVEQFERTNEELKVANEEVTSMNEELQSTNEELETSKEELQSFNEELQTVNSQLQHKNQELADTTDTLNNLLASSEIATVFLDRNFCIRWFSPSSKGLLALVDTDIGRPVTHFAWKVEDDALLPDARLVLQKLTGIDAEVRGSAGRWYLRRVLPYRTHDDRIAGVVIAFVDITERKLAQDAIKEALDYAEAIINTVRHPVMVLDAELRVQSINPAFCEAFSCPPDESNGYQLHELDHGAWDIPELRRLLREVLSEAQAFDDFEIEHVFPKRGRRHMRLNARRLVHGGDRTKLILLAIEDVTANHEAEGLRQTLISELSHRVKNTLAMVQSIGSQTIRQSATLDEFRIAFEGRLTALARVHDLLLRQNWDGADLDQLVRETLAPHGRKDRIRAEGPTLTMTPDAGVVLAMVLNELATNAVKYGALSEGDGRLDIRWELQTRADGDWVCLTWTETGGPAVAAPSRRGFGSSLIERSITHQLGGTAELDFRAEGLQCDIAFPRKIDQRPPGRKET; from the coding sequence TTGAATCGGACAGCGGATCAACGCACCGCCTCGGACTCGTCTGCCTCCGAGTCCAGTCGCGACACGGTAGGCAAGACCGGTGGCGGGCCGCGGCATTGCCCGCTTGTCGGGATCGGGGCTTCGGCGGGCGGGATCGAGGCGTTGATACGTCTTTTCGACGCCATGCCCCCGGACAGCGGCATGGCCTTTGTCGTCGTGATGCATCTCGATCCGACACGGGTCAGCGGGCTAGCCGATGTTCTGGGCCAGCACACGAAGATGACGGTCGGCGAGGCCGTCGATGGCGTTGCGGTCGAACCCGACCACATCTACGTCATCCCGCCTGCAACCTCGTTGACGGTGGAGGAGGGGCATCTTCGGCTGAGCGAACCGGTCGAGCGGCGCGGTGCCCGCTATCCCATCGACCGGCTTTTCGAGTCGATGGCGACACATCGGCGCGGACGGGCGATCTGCATCGTTCTGTCGGGTTCCGGCACCGACGGCACCGGCGGCCTGCGCGAGGTCAAGGCCGAAGGCGGCTGCGTTCTTGTGCAATCCCCGTCGACGGCAAAGTTTGATTCCATGCCGCAAAGCGTGATCATGGCAGACCTTGCCGATCACGTGCTTGCGCCCGAGAACATGCCCGAAATCCTGTTGCGCTATGTGAAACATGCCTATTCCGCCGGAGCCGAGCTTTTTGCCGACGGGCCGTCGCGCGATGTGTCGATCACTCCGGTGCTTGCGCTGCTGCGAAGCCGCGCGGACCACGATTTCCGCCTCTACAAGCGCAGCACGCTGACGCGACGGATCCACCGCCGCATGGGGCTGTGCAACCTGCACAGCGTGGAAGACTACCTCGACTACCTGCGGTCGCAGCCGGGAGAGTTGGAAACGCTGGCGCGCGATCTGATGATCAACGTCACGACGTTCTTCCGCGATCCCGAGGCATGGGCCGCGCTGGATGAAAGCGTGCTCGCCGCGCTTGTGGCCGAGCGCGAGACCGGCGCCGCGATCCGTCTTTGGGTGCCGGCCTGTGCCACCGGCGAGGAAGCCTATACCTTGGCCATGCTGCTGGTCGACCGGGCCGAGGCGGCGGGCAAGCGCTTCGACATCAAGCTCTTTGCCACCGACAGCCGCGAGGACAACCTGACGATCGCACGCGCGGGGCTGTATTCCGAGGGGGCTATTGCAGCGATCCCGCCACATCTTTTCGAGCGCCACTTCGACATGCTCGGCGAGAATTGCCGGGTCAAGGAAGAGCTGCGCGACATGGTCGTCTTCGCCGCCCACAACCTGCTGCGCGACCCGCCGTTTTCGCAGATCGACGTGGTGACCTGCCGCAACCTGCTGATCTATTTCGAGACCGCCGCGCAGAAGCGCGCGCTGGCCCTGATGCATTTCTCGCTTCGGCAGGGCGGCTACATGATGCTTGGCAATGCCGAAAGCGTCTCGGGGCGCGAGGACCTGTTCGACACAATCTCGAAAAAATGGCGGATCTTTCGCAGGCTCGGACCGAACCGGCACGACATCCTCGACTTTCCGCTGTTTCCCGGCCGGTCGCGGCCCGGCGCTGCGGATGGAGCGGCCGCGCCCGAGGCCAGCCGCCTGCCGCCGCGCATCGTCGATGTGGCGCAGCGCGCGCTTCTGGAGCGTTTTGCCCCCGCCTCGGTGCTGATCGGGCGGAACGGGGAGGTGGTCTGGGTGCACGGATCGACCGGTGCCTATCTGGAACCGCCGCCCGGTGAACCCAGCCGCGACATCCTTGCCATGGCGCGGCATGGCCTGCGCGCCAAGCTGCGCCATGCGGTGCGCGATGCCATCGCCGAGAACCGGCCGGTCGAATTCCGCGTGAGGATCCGGCGCGATCACCACGAACAGCCCGTGGCGGTGGCGGTCGTCCCGCTGTCGGAACAGTCGGACGCGCTGCTTCTGGTCAGTTTCCGCGACATCGGCCCCGAGCAGACCATTCCGGCGACTGCCGATGAAACGGACCGGATGGTGACGCAGCAGGCGGTCGAATTTGAACTCGTCGCCGCGCGGATCGAGTTGCGCGAGACCGTGGAACAGTTTGAACGCACCAACGAGGAGCTGAAGGTCGCCAACGAGGAAGTGACCTCGATGAACGAGGAGCTTCAATCGACGAACGAGGAGTTGGAGACCTCGAAAGAGGAACTTCAGTCGTTCAACGAGGAATTGCAGACCGTCAACAGCCAGCTTCAGCACAAGAACCAGGAATTGGCGGATACGACCGACACGCTGAACAACCTCTTGGCCAGCAGCGAGATCGCGACAGTGTTTCTGGACCGGAATTTCTGCATCAGATGGTTTTCGCCGAGCAGCAAGGGGCTTCTGGCACTGGTTGATACCGACATCGGCAGGCCCGTCACCCATTTCGCCTGGAAGGTCGAGGATGATGCGCTTTTGCCCGATGCGCGGCTGGTGCTGCAAAAGCTGACGGGAATAGACGCCGAGGTGCGCGGCAGTGCCGGACGCTGGTATCTGCGGCGCGTGCTGCCCTACCGGACCCATGACGACCGGATCGCGGGCGTGGTGATCGCCTTCGTCGACATCACCGAGCGCAAGCTGGCGCAGGATGCGATCAAGGAGGCGCTGGACTACGCCGAGGCGATCATCAACACGGTCCGCCATCCCGTGATGGTGCTTGACGCCGAGTTGCGCGTCCAATCCATCAATCCGGCCTTCTGCGAAGCCTTCAGCTGCCCGCCGGATGAGTCCAATGGCTATCAGTTGCACGAACTGGACCACGGAGCCTGGGACATTCCCGAACTCCGCCGTTTGCTGCGCGAGGTGTTGAGCGAGGCGCAGGCCTTCGACGATTTCGAGATCGAGCATGTGTTTCCCAAGCGCGGGCGGCGGCACATGCGTCTCAATGCGCGCAGATTGGTGCATGGCGGCGATCGTACGAAACTGATCCTGCTGGCGATCGAGGACGTGACCGCGAACCACGAGGCCGAGGGGCTGCGCCAGACCCTGATCAGCGAGCTCAGCCACCGCGTGAAGAACACGCTGGCGATGGTGCAGTCGATCGGGTCGCAGACGATCCGCCAGAGTGCGACGCTGGACGAATTCAGGATTGCGTTCGAAGGGCGTCTGACCGCCCTGGCGCGGGTCCATGACCTTTTGCTGCGGCAGAACTGGGACGGAGCCGACCTTGACCAGCTTGTCCGCGAGACGCTGGCTCCGCATGGCCGAAAAGACCGGATCCGCGCCGAGGGCCCCACCCTGACCATGACACCCGATGCCGGCGTGGTGCTGGCGATGGTTTTGAACGAGCTTGCCACCAACGCCGTCAAATACGGCGCGCTTTCGGAAGGGGACGGCCGTCTCGACATCCGTTGGGAATTGCAGACCCGCGCGGACGGAGACTGGGTGTGCCTGACCTGGACCGAAACCGGCGGCCCTGCGGTCGCTGCGCCTTCGCGGCGTGGGTTCGGATCAAGCCTGATCGAGCGCAGCATCACCCATCAACTCGGCGGCACCGCCGAGCTGGACTTTCGGGCCGAGGGGTTGCAGTGCGACATCGCCTTTCCGCGGAAGATCGACCAACGCCCTCCGGGCCGAAAGGAAACCTGA
- a CDS encoding M48 family metallopeptidase, whose translation MPVLPASGAHSGAVEITLKRSARARRFSLRVSRLDGRVTLSMPVRAREAEAMAFARAQEEWIRATLAAMPVVAGVGIGTLVPVEGRMLRLVTGPGRSVRIEDETLVVAGDPAVASVRVGAFLKALARERLVAASDRYAAQIGRKVSRVTLRDTRSRWGSCAHDGALMYSWRLVMAPPSVLDYVAAHEVAHMVEMNHSDRFWAVVERLYPRWQVQRRWLHTEGQALHAFRFGG comes from the coding sequence ATGCCGGTTCTGCCAGCATCGGGGGCGCATAGCGGGGCGGTCGAGATCACGCTGAAGCGGTCGGCGCGGGCGAGACGATTCTCGCTGCGGGTGTCGCGGCTGGACGGGCGTGTGACCTTGTCTATGCCGGTTCGGGCGCGCGAGGCCGAGGCGATGGCGTTCGCGAGGGCGCAAGAAGAGTGGATCAGGGCGACGCTGGCCGCGATGCCCGTGGTGGCAGGCGTGGGCATCGGGACGCTGGTGCCTGTCGAGGGGCGGATGCTGCGACTGGTTACGGGGCCGGGGCGCAGTGTGCGGATCGAGGATGAGACGCTGGTGGTGGCGGGCGATCCGGCGGTCGCCAGTGTGCGGGTGGGCGCGTTCCTCAAGGCCTTGGCGCGGGAGCGGCTCGTGGCGGCGTCCGACCGATACGCCGCGCAGATCGGCCGCAAGGTGAGCCGCGTGACCTTGCGCGATACGCGGTCGCGCTGGGGGTCTTGCGCGCATGACGGGGCGTTGATGTATTCGTGGCGGCTGGTGATGGCACCGCCCTCTGTGCTCGATTACGTGGCGGCGCATGAGGTCGCGCATATGGTCGAGATGAACCACTCCGACCGGTTCTGGGCCGTGGTCGAACGGCTTTACCCGCGTTGGCAGGTACAGCGCAGGTGGCTGCATACCGAAGGGCAGGCCCTGCATGCCTTTCGCTTCGGAGGTTAG
- the lpdA gene encoding dihydrolipoyl dehydrogenase — translation MASFDAIIIGGGPGGYVCAIRCAQLGLKVAVVEGRETLGGTCLNVGCIPSKALLNATHHLHEAHENFEKMGLMGPAPTVDWPKMLGYKDDVIGQNTKGIEFLFKKNKVTWIKGWASIPAPGQVKVGEDIHTAKNIVIATGSESSPLNGVTIDEKTVVTSTGALTLEKIPQKLAVIGAGVIGLEMGSVYARLGSEVTVIEYLDAITPGMDAEVAKAFQRILQKQGLKFILGAAVQGVDTTATGATVRYKLKKDDSEATYEADTVLVATGRRPYTAGLGLGSLGVEILPRGQIKTDAHFSTNINGLYAIGDAIIGPMLAHKAEDEGMALAEILAGKAGHVNYAVIPGVIYTTPEVASVGQTEEQLKTEGRAYKVGKFSFMGNGRAKAVFQGDGFVKILADKETDRILGAHIIGPMAGDLIHEICVAMEFGASAQDLALTCHAHPTYSEAVREAALACGDGAIHA, via the coding sequence ATGGCAAGCTTTGACGCGATCATCATCGGCGGCGGCCCCGGCGGCTATGTCTGCGCCATCCGCTGCGCCCAACTCGGCCTGAAAGTCGCCGTGGTCGAAGGCCGCGAAACCCTCGGCGGCACCTGCCTGAACGTCGGCTGCATCCCGTCCAAGGCACTGCTCAATGCCACCCATCACCTGCACGAAGCCCATGAAAACTTTGAGAAAATGGGCCTGATGGGGCCTGCGCCCACCGTCGATTGGCCCAAGATGCTGGGCTACAAAGACGACGTGATCGGCCAGAACACCAAGGGCATCGAATTCCTGTTCAAGAAGAACAAGGTCACATGGATCAAAGGCTGGGCCTCCATCCCCGCCCCCGGTCAGGTGAAAGTCGGCGAAGACATCCACACCGCAAAAAACATAGTAATTGCAACAGGTTCCGAGTCCTCACCCCTGAACGGAGTGACCATCGACGAGAAAACCGTCGTCACCTCCACCGGCGCGCTGACCCTTGAAAAAATCCCGCAAAAACTGGCAGTTATCGGCGCAGGCGTCATCGGGTTGGAGATGGGAAGCGTCTACGCCCGCCTCGGTTCCGAAGTCACAGTGATCGAATACCTCGACGCCATCACCCCCGGCATGGACGCCGAGGTCGCCAAAGCCTTCCAGCGCATCCTGCAAAAACAAGGGCTTAAGTTCATCCTCGGCGCCGCCGTCCAAGGCGTCGACACCACCGCCACCGGCGCCACAGTCCGCTACAAGCTGAAAAAGGACGACTCCGAAGCCACCTATGAGGCCGACACCGTCCTCGTCGCCACCGGCCGCCGCCCCTATACTGCAGGCCTCGGCCTTGGATCGCTCGGCGTCGAAATCCTGCCCCGCGGCCAGATCAAAACCGACGCGCATTTCTCCACCAATATCAACGGCCTATACGCCATCGGCGACGCGATCATCGGCCCCATGCTGGCCCACAAGGCCGAAGACGAAGGCATGGCACTGGCCGAAATCCTCGCCGGAAAAGCCGGCCACGTGAACTACGCCGTCATCCCCGGCGTGATCTACACCACCCCCGAAGTCGCAAGCGTAGGCCAGACCGAAGAACAACTCAAAACCGAAGGCCGCGCCTACAAGGTCGGCAAATTCAGCTTCATGGGCAACGGCCGCGCCAAGGCCGTCTTCCAGGGCGACGGCTTCGTGAAAATCCTCGCCGACAAGGAAACCGACCGCATCCTCGGCGCCCATATCATCGGCCCGATGGCGGGCGACCTGATCCACGAAATCTGCGTCGCCATGGAATTTGGCGCCTCGGCCCAAGACCTCGCCCTCACCTGCCACGCCCACCCCACCTATAGCGAAGCGGTGCGCGAAGCAGCCCTCGCCTGCGGCGATGGCGCAATCCACGCATGA
- a CDS encoding response regulator, translating into MSDSSEPLKGLRILVVEDEMLILLDIEDMLHEFGCVVVGPAATVAAALAVIRSNELDGALLDMSLRGERVTPAAEELLARGVPFILCTGFGRDPRDEAAIRDAPRLTKPFSKESLLSLMHQTFRAVTKP; encoded by the coding sequence GTGTCCGATTCCAGTGAACCACTGAAAGGCCTGCGGATTCTCGTCGTAGAGGACGAGATGCTGATCCTTCTCGACATCGAGGACATGCTGCACGAGTTCGGTTGCGTGGTCGTGGGTCCGGCGGCCACCGTCGCCGCAGCCCTCGCGGTCATCCGGAGCAACGAACTGGACGGCGCTTTGCTCGACATGTCGCTGCGCGGCGAACGCGTCACGCCCGCGGCCGAGGAACTGCTGGCGCGCGGCGTGCCCTTCATCCTCTGCACCGGCTTCGGCAGGGACCCGCGCGACGAGGCCGCGATCCGAGATGCGCCGAGGCTCACCAAGCCATTCTCCAAGGAAAGTCTGCTTTCCTTGATGCACCAGACGTTCAGGGCCGTGACGAAACCATGA